A window from Pangasianodon hypophthalmus isolate fPanHyp1 chromosome 4, fPanHyp1.pri, whole genome shotgun sequence encodes these proteins:
- the myripa gene encoding rab effector MyRIP isoform X1 yields the protein MGRKLDMSNLTEEEAEHVLQVVQRDMQLRKAEEERLSELKQELDQEESRCVLLSRQRGFNERCCIRCCSSFTFFLKKRRRCLDCRYNVCKRCCSYSETDKSWLCSACEKSRLLKTQSLEWFYSNVRRRFKRFGSAKVLKMLYRRHVGDQGSQAEFTGVEQGSTYAESTDDSVYESDSTFYQHTEERSMAESISVALRVAKEAIDEAITKAEKQTGNQEKLKEACYLRDNRGELIEELTTMIVQTIICKKRDLSEMHTECNLESPPDQNSNKSQSAFSRLTDEILTQHDKAEQSSMLCTQGLKMDEVPAVASWNLNMDWMENSCASSVLQSPDGNWFALQSTQLSRLSLPTKRENLMFSALEKESGVISAYDGMVSDTESDSDGAWDAAQLEIHGTLSSSNLLNDHHAASSQPAIKLPTKNTDDQPQTDSDQNNRVPQIHKSSLPLLKRKVSLEDRHLSCQCCSAMGISANPDGGESSEDGLEDNRVKRTRRRKRNKHEATEGKSLRVCGGERLSLSEPQDYGRMLLNYLLKCQSKRQSVSEFPSDETMNADTPHSVTPDILKSGAMTPVAFTSDVEDPNTEHHFLSSTSDQQLTSKLRELANQVNGTQLPLTRNGLDGEEEPVDERNEKRERGKKEERGRESREALCDMEVDVDQEDSEMKEDKDNEIENKKLRNSENLSTNMIDNMHNEILQETVEKQSAFEMERTARMPQKECCFDCKFEVFESANNTDSDGQIKSTEDKANYMSERIHVDQNVEQGKKDRSESRGGEDTEPEPVKKQQSVKNEAHIEPEVRSLLEIDKQRETPVESCEKSEKVESQECRKATKDTEYAAESKKDSLDNTGSEKRMNEEKERLTYSQDILDFGEEGDSEYKKMIENVVKGLNIMEEETEAHISNTRYSISDFTEELSKEKEEIMRKQKEQNQMTPDNEIGFHNERMNRDEHTRESDMENESRGNLVEKTEEHSFVAEAEQCNDHTLKDVLDFTPSGQEEFLSPEEIYKDVHLEKDLQFVFTLLQQKYSAASLRSITTEVLKVLNATEDLIQGAMGLSQSESWDRSALPPTQSKRLDEQLSRLEENVYVAASAIFGLEAELGDLEECARSISGETTEEELSQLEEQVASAAAQVQQSELQVSDIAARIAALKNAGLNVAPQTRFAKPQTIDSSRQHRRRLPAPPMQGKRM from the exons ATGGGCCGCAAGCTGGACATGTCAAATCTGACAGAGGAGGAGGCGGAGCATGTGCTGCAGGTAGTGCAGAGAGACATGCAGCTACGTAAGGCAGAAGAAGAGCGTCTTAG TGAGTTGAAACAGGAGCTGGATCAGGAGGAGAGTCGTTGTGTTCTGCTGTCACGCCAGCGTGGCTTTAATGAACGTTGCTGCATCCGCTGTTGCTCATCCTTCACCTTCTTTCTGAAGAAACGCCGTCGCTGCTTGGACTGTCGCTACAACGTCTGCAAGCGCTGCTGCTCGTATTCTGAAACTGATAAAAGCTGGCTGTGCTCCGCCTGTGAGAAAAGCAG actGCTAAAGACACAGTCTCTAGAGTGGTTCTACAGTAATGTGAGGAGACGGTTTAAGAGGTTTGGCAGTGCCAAAGTGCTGAAAATGCTCTACAGGAGGCACGTTGGAGACCAGGGGAGCCAGGCCGAATTTACAGGTGTTGAAC aaGGAAGTACATACGCTGAAAGCACTGATGACAGTGTTTATGAGAGCGACTCTACATTCTACCAGCATACTGAAG AGCGGAGCATGGCAGAGAGCATCAGTGTGGCATTGCGTGTGGCAAAAGAGGCCATAGATGAGGCTATTACCAAGGCAGAGAAACAAACAGGCAATCAG GAGAAACTGAAAGAGGCTTGTTATCTACGAGACAACAGAGGAGAGCTGATAGAAGAGCTCACCACCATGATTGTGCAGACA ATTATCTGCAAGAAGAGAGATCTATCCGAGATGCATACAGAGTGTAATTTGGAGTCACCACCAGATCAGAACAGTAAT AAGTCACAATCAGCCTTCTCACGTCTCACTGATGAAATACTGACCCAGCATGACAAAGCTGAGCAAAGTTCTATGCTCTGCACACAGGGGCTGAAGATGGATGAAGTCCCTGCTGTTGCTAGCTGGAACCTGAATATGGACTGGATGGAAAACTCCT GTGCATCCTCAGTGCTACAGAGTCCAGATGGAAACTGGTTCGCCCTGCAGAGTACTCAACTGTCTCGGCTGAGCCTGCCGACCAAGCGTGAGAACCTGATGTTCAGCGCCCTGGAGAAGGAATCTGGTGTGATCTCAGCCTATGATGGAATGGTCTCTGACACTGAGTCAGACTCTGATGGAGCCTGGGATGCTGCCCAGCTGGAGATTCACGGCACACTGTCCTCCAGTAACCTGTTAAATGACCATCATGCCGCCAGCTCACAGCCAGCTATAAAATTACCCACAAAAAATACTGATGACCAACCTCAAACTGACAGTGACCAGAACAACCGTGTGCCCCAAATCCATAAATCATCACTTCCTCTCCTGAAGAGGAAGGTGTCTCTAGAGGACAGGCACCTGTCTTGCCAATGCTGTAGTGCCATGGGTATTAGTGCAAACCCTGATGGTGGAGAAAGTAGCGAGGATGGCTTAGAGGACAACAGGGTCAAGAGGACACgaaggaggaaaagaaataaGCATGAGGCTACAGAGGGGAAAAGCTTGAGAGTATGCGGTGGGGAAAGGCTATCTTTATCTGAACCT CAGGACTATGGCAGGATGCTGCTGAATTATCTGTTGAAATGTCAGAGCAAGAGGCAGAGTGTCTCAGAGTTTCCGAGTGACGAGACTATGAATGCAGACACGCCACACTCTGTGACCCCAGACATTTTGAAATCTGGGGCCATGACCCCTGTTGCTTTTACATCTGATGTAGAAGACCCCAACACTGAGCATCATTTTCTGAGTAGTACTTCAGATCAACAGCTGACATCCAAACTGAGAGAACTGGCCAATCAAGTCAATGGAACACAGCTCCCCTTAACCAGGAATGGGCTTGATGGAGAAGAAGAGCCTGTAGAtgagagaaatgaaaagagagagagagggaagaaagaagaaaggggAAGAGAGAGTAGAGAAGCCTTGTGTGATATGGAGGTGGATGTAGACCAGGAAGACTCAGAGATGAAAGAGGATAAAGACAATGAGATAGAGAACAAAAAATTAAGGAATTCAGAAAACCTGAGCACAAATATGATTGATAATATGCACAATGAAATTTTACAAGAGACAGTAGAGAAACAAAGTGCATTTGAAATGGAGAGAACTGCCAGAATGCCACAGAAAGAGTGCTGCTTTGATTGTAAGTTTGAGGTCTTTGAGAGCGCTAATAACACTGACTCTGATGGTCAGATTAAAAGTACTGAGGACAAAGCAAATTATATGAGTGAGAGAATCCATGTAGATCAGAATGTTGAAcagggaaagaaagacagatcaGAAAGTAGAGGAGGAGAGGATACTGAGCCTGAGCctgtgaaaaaacaacaaagtgtAAAGAATGAGGCACATATAGAACCAGAGGTCCGAAGTCTTTTGGAGATAGACAAACAAAGAGAGACACCTGTAGAGAGctgtgaaaaaagtgaaaaagttgAAAGTCAAGAGTGCAGGAAGGCGACAAAAGACACTGAATATGCAGCTGAAAGTAAAAAAGACAGTCTAGAcaatacaggaagtgaaaaaagaatgaacgaggagaaagagagactaaCATACAGTCAGGATATTCTTGATTTTGGTGAAGAAGGGGACTCGGAATATAAGAAGATGATTGAGAATGTGGTTAAGGGTTTAAATATTATGGAAGAGGAAACAGAGGCACATATCAGCAATACAAGATACAGCATATCAGATTTCACTGAAGAATTGAGTaaggaaaaggaggaaataatgagaaaacaaaaagaacaaaatcagATGACACCAGATAATGAAATAGGATTCCATAATGAGAGAATGAACAGGGATGAACATACACGAGAGAGTGATATGGAAAATGAGAGCAGAGGTAACTTGGTTGAGAAAACAGAAGAGCATAGTTTTGTAGCAGAAGCAGAACAGTGTAATGACCACACACTCAAGGATGTTCTGGACTTCACTCCTTCTGGTCAGGAAGAGTTTCTTTCCCCAGAGGAAATCTACAAA GATGTGCACTTAGAAAAAGACCTGCAGTTTGTCTTCACTCTGCTACAGCAG AAGTATTCGGCTGCGTCACTACGCAGTATCACCACTGAGGTGCTGAAGGTTCTCAATGCCACTGAAGATCTTATCCAGGGTGCCATGGGTCTCAGCCAGTCAGAGTCCTGGGATCGATCTGCCCTTCCTCCCACTCAGAGCAAGAGACTAGACGAACAGCTCAGCAGACTAGAGGAAAAT GTATATGTAGCTGCTAGTGCCATATTTGGGCTGGAGGCTGAGCTGGGAGATCTTGAGGAGTGTGCACGCAGCATCAGCGGAGAAACCACAGAGGAAGAACTCTCTCAGCTGGAGGAACAGGTGGCCTCAGCTGCTGCTCAAGTACAGCAGTCTGAGCTCCAG
- the myripa gene encoding rab effector MyRIP isoform X4: protein MGRKLDMSNLTEEEAEHVLQVVQRDMQLRKAEEERLSELKQELDQEESRCVLLSRQRGFNERCCIRCCSSFTFFLKKRRRCLDCRYNVCKRCCSYSETDKSWLCSACEKSRLLKTQSLEWFYSNVRRRFKRFGSAKVLKMLYRRHVGDQGSQAEFTGVEQGSTYAESTDDSVYESDSTFYQHTEERSMAESISVALRVAKEAIDEAITKAEKQTGNQEKLKEACYLRDNRGELIEELTTMIVQTIICKKRDLSEMHTECNLESPPDQNSNKSQSAFSRLTDEILTQHDKAEQSSMLCTQGLKMDEVPAVASWNLNMDWMENSCASSVLQSPDGNWFALQSTQLSRLSLPTKRENLMFSALEKESGVISAYDGMVSDTESDSDGAWDAAQLEIHGTLSSSNLLNDHHAASSQPAIKLPTKNTDDQPQTDSDQNNRVPQIHKSSLPLLKRKVSLEDRHLSCQCCSAMGISANPDGGESSEDGLEDNRVKRTRRRKRNKHEATEGKSLRVCGGERLSLSEPQDYGRMLLNYLLKCQSKRQSVSEFPSDETMNADTPHSVTPDILKSGAMTPVAFTSDVEDPNTEHHFLSSTSDQQLTSKLRELANQVNGTQLPLTRNGLDGEEEPVDERNEKRERGKKEERGRESREALCDMEVDVDQEDSEMKEDKDNEIENKKLRNSENLSTNMIDNMHNEILQETVEKQSAFEMERTARMPQKECCFDCKFEVFESANNTDSDGQIKSTEDKANYMSERIHVDQNVEQGKKDRSESRGGEDTEPEPVKKQQSVKNEAHIEPEVRSLLEIDKQRETPVESCEKSEKVESQECRKATKDTEYAAESKKDSLDNTGSEKRMNEEKERLTYSQDILDFGEEGDSEYKKMIENVVKGLNIMEEETEAHISNTRYSISDFTEELSKEKEEIMRKQKEQNQMTPDNEIGFHNERMNRDEHTRESDMENESRGNLVEKTEEHSFVAEAEQCNDHTLKDVLDFTPSGQEEFLSPEEIYKDVHLEKDLQFVFTLLQQKYSAASLRSITTEVLKVLNATEDLIQGAMGLSQSESWDRSALPPTQSKRLDEQLSRLEENVYVAASAIFGLEAELGDLEECARSISGETTEEELSQLEEQVASAAAQVQQSELQPQTIDSSRQHRRRLPAPPMQGKRM from the exons ATGGGCCGCAAGCTGGACATGTCAAATCTGACAGAGGAGGAGGCGGAGCATGTGCTGCAGGTAGTGCAGAGAGACATGCAGCTACGTAAGGCAGAAGAAGAGCGTCTTAG TGAGTTGAAACAGGAGCTGGATCAGGAGGAGAGTCGTTGTGTTCTGCTGTCACGCCAGCGTGGCTTTAATGAACGTTGCTGCATCCGCTGTTGCTCATCCTTCACCTTCTTTCTGAAGAAACGCCGTCGCTGCTTGGACTGTCGCTACAACGTCTGCAAGCGCTGCTGCTCGTATTCTGAAACTGATAAAAGCTGGCTGTGCTCCGCCTGTGAGAAAAGCAG actGCTAAAGACACAGTCTCTAGAGTGGTTCTACAGTAATGTGAGGAGACGGTTTAAGAGGTTTGGCAGTGCCAAAGTGCTGAAAATGCTCTACAGGAGGCACGTTGGAGACCAGGGGAGCCAGGCCGAATTTACAGGTGTTGAAC aaGGAAGTACATACGCTGAAAGCACTGATGACAGTGTTTATGAGAGCGACTCTACATTCTACCAGCATACTGAAG AGCGGAGCATGGCAGAGAGCATCAGTGTGGCATTGCGTGTGGCAAAAGAGGCCATAGATGAGGCTATTACCAAGGCAGAGAAACAAACAGGCAATCAG GAGAAACTGAAAGAGGCTTGTTATCTACGAGACAACAGAGGAGAGCTGATAGAAGAGCTCACCACCATGATTGTGCAGACA ATTATCTGCAAGAAGAGAGATCTATCCGAGATGCATACAGAGTGTAATTTGGAGTCACCACCAGATCAGAACAGTAAT AAGTCACAATCAGCCTTCTCACGTCTCACTGATGAAATACTGACCCAGCATGACAAAGCTGAGCAAAGTTCTATGCTCTGCACACAGGGGCTGAAGATGGATGAAGTCCCTGCTGTTGCTAGCTGGAACCTGAATATGGACTGGATGGAAAACTCCT GTGCATCCTCAGTGCTACAGAGTCCAGATGGAAACTGGTTCGCCCTGCAGAGTACTCAACTGTCTCGGCTGAGCCTGCCGACCAAGCGTGAGAACCTGATGTTCAGCGCCCTGGAGAAGGAATCTGGTGTGATCTCAGCCTATGATGGAATGGTCTCTGACACTGAGTCAGACTCTGATGGAGCCTGGGATGCTGCCCAGCTGGAGATTCACGGCACACTGTCCTCCAGTAACCTGTTAAATGACCATCATGCCGCCAGCTCACAGCCAGCTATAAAATTACCCACAAAAAATACTGATGACCAACCTCAAACTGACAGTGACCAGAACAACCGTGTGCCCCAAATCCATAAATCATCACTTCCTCTCCTGAAGAGGAAGGTGTCTCTAGAGGACAGGCACCTGTCTTGCCAATGCTGTAGTGCCATGGGTATTAGTGCAAACCCTGATGGTGGAGAAAGTAGCGAGGATGGCTTAGAGGACAACAGGGTCAAGAGGACACgaaggaggaaaagaaataaGCATGAGGCTACAGAGGGGAAAAGCTTGAGAGTATGCGGTGGGGAAAGGCTATCTTTATCTGAACCT CAGGACTATGGCAGGATGCTGCTGAATTATCTGTTGAAATGTCAGAGCAAGAGGCAGAGTGTCTCAGAGTTTCCGAGTGACGAGACTATGAATGCAGACACGCCACACTCTGTGACCCCAGACATTTTGAAATCTGGGGCCATGACCCCTGTTGCTTTTACATCTGATGTAGAAGACCCCAACACTGAGCATCATTTTCTGAGTAGTACTTCAGATCAACAGCTGACATCCAAACTGAGAGAACTGGCCAATCAAGTCAATGGAACACAGCTCCCCTTAACCAGGAATGGGCTTGATGGAGAAGAAGAGCCTGTAGAtgagagaaatgaaaagagagagagagggaagaaagaagaaaggggAAGAGAGAGTAGAGAAGCCTTGTGTGATATGGAGGTGGATGTAGACCAGGAAGACTCAGAGATGAAAGAGGATAAAGACAATGAGATAGAGAACAAAAAATTAAGGAATTCAGAAAACCTGAGCACAAATATGATTGATAATATGCACAATGAAATTTTACAAGAGACAGTAGAGAAACAAAGTGCATTTGAAATGGAGAGAACTGCCAGAATGCCACAGAAAGAGTGCTGCTTTGATTGTAAGTTTGAGGTCTTTGAGAGCGCTAATAACACTGACTCTGATGGTCAGATTAAAAGTACTGAGGACAAAGCAAATTATATGAGTGAGAGAATCCATGTAGATCAGAATGTTGAAcagggaaagaaagacagatcaGAAAGTAGAGGAGGAGAGGATACTGAGCCTGAGCctgtgaaaaaacaacaaagtgtAAAGAATGAGGCACATATAGAACCAGAGGTCCGAAGTCTTTTGGAGATAGACAAACAAAGAGAGACACCTGTAGAGAGctgtgaaaaaagtgaaaaagttgAAAGTCAAGAGTGCAGGAAGGCGACAAAAGACACTGAATATGCAGCTGAAAGTAAAAAAGACAGTCTAGAcaatacaggaagtgaaaaaagaatgaacgaggagaaagagagactaaCATACAGTCAGGATATTCTTGATTTTGGTGAAGAAGGGGACTCGGAATATAAGAAGATGATTGAGAATGTGGTTAAGGGTTTAAATATTATGGAAGAGGAAACAGAGGCACATATCAGCAATACAAGATACAGCATATCAGATTTCACTGAAGAATTGAGTaaggaaaaggaggaaataatgagaaaacaaaaagaacaaaatcagATGACACCAGATAATGAAATAGGATTCCATAATGAGAGAATGAACAGGGATGAACATACACGAGAGAGTGATATGGAAAATGAGAGCAGAGGTAACTTGGTTGAGAAAACAGAAGAGCATAGTTTTGTAGCAGAAGCAGAACAGTGTAATGACCACACACTCAAGGATGTTCTGGACTTCACTCCTTCTGGTCAGGAAGAGTTTCTTTCCCCAGAGGAAATCTACAAA GATGTGCACTTAGAAAAAGACCTGCAGTTTGTCTTCACTCTGCTACAGCAG AAGTATTCGGCTGCGTCACTACGCAGTATCACCACTGAGGTGCTGAAGGTTCTCAATGCCACTGAAGATCTTATCCAGGGTGCCATGGGTCTCAGCCAGTCAGAGTCCTGGGATCGATCTGCCCTTCCTCCCACTCAGAGCAAGAGACTAGACGAACAGCTCAGCAGACTAGAGGAAAAT GTATATGTAGCTGCTAGTGCCATATTTGGGCTGGAGGCTGAGCTGGGAGATCTTGAGGAGTGTGCACGCAGCATCAGCGGAGAAACCACAGAGGAAGAACTCTCTCAGCTGGAGGAACAGGTGGCCTCAGCTGCTGCTCAAGTACAGCAGTCTGAGCTCCAG
- the myripa gene encoding rab effector MyRIP isoform X3: MGRKLDMSNLTEEEAEHVLQVVQRDMQLRKAEEERLSELKQELDQEESRCVLLSRQRGFNERCCIRCCSSFTFFLKKRRRCLDCRYNVCKRCCSYSETDKSWLCSACEKSRLLKTQSLEWFYSNVRRRFKRFGSAKVLKMLYRRHVGDQGSQAEFTGVEQGSTYAESTDDSVYESDSTFYQHTEERSMAESISVALRVAKEAIDEAITKAEKQTGNQEKLKEACYLRDNRGELIEELTTMIVQTIICKKRDLSEMHTECNLESPPDQNSNKSQSAFSRLTDEILTQHDKAEQSSMLCTQGLKMDEVPAVASWNLNMDWMENSCASSVLQSPDGNWFALQSTQLSRLSLPTKRENLMFSALEKESGVISAYDGMVSDTESDSDGAWDAAQLEIHGTLSSSNLLNDHHAASSQPAIKLPTKNTDDQPQTDSDQNNRVPQIHKSSLPLLKRKVSLEDRHLSCQCCSAMGISANPDGGESSEDGLEDNRVKRTRRRKRNKHEATEGKSLRVCGGERLSLSEPQDYGRMLLNYLLKCQSKRQSVSEFPSDETMNADTPHSVTPDILKSGAMTPVAFTSDVEDPNTEHHFLSSTSDQQLTSKLRELANQVNGTQLPLTRNGLDGEEEPVDERNEKRERGKKEERGRESREALCDMEVDVDQEDSEMKEDKDNEIENKKLRNSENLSTNMIDNMHNEILQETVEKQSAFEMERTARMPQKECCFDCKFEVFESANNTDSDGQIKSTEDKANYMSERIHVDQNVEQGKKDRSESRGGEDTEPEPVKKQQSVKNEAHIEPEVRSLLEIDKQRETPVESCEKSEKVESQECRKATKDTEYAAESKKDSLDNTGSEKRMNEEKERLTYSQDILDFGEEGDSEYKKMIENVVKGLNIMEEETEAHISNTRYSISDFTEELSKEKEEIMRKQKEQNQMTPDNEIGFHNERMNRDEHTRESDMENESRGNLVEKTEEHSFVAEAEQCNDHTLKDVLDFTPSGQEEFLSPEEIYKKYSAASLRSITTEVLKVLNATEDLIQGAMGLSQSESWDRSALPPTQSKRLDEQLSRLEENVYVAASAIFGLEAELGDLEECARSISGETTEEELSQLEEQVASAAAQVQQSELQVSDIAARIAALKNAGLNVAPQTRFAKPQTIDSSRQHRRRLPAPPMQGKRM; the protein is encoded by the exons ATGGGCCGCAAGCTGGACATGTCAAATCTGACAGAGGAGGAGGCGGAGCATGTGCTGCAGGTAGTGCAGAGAGACATGCAGCTACGTAAGGCAGAAGAAGAGCGTCTTAG TGAGTTGAAACAGGAGCTGGATCAGGAGGAGAGTCGTTGTGTTCTGCTGTCACGCCAGCGTGGCTTTAATGAACGTTGCTGCATCCGCTGTTGCTCATCCTTCACCTTCTTTCTGAAGAAACGCCGTCGCTGCTTGGACTGTCGCTACAACGTCTGCAAGCGCTGCTGCTCGTATTCTGAAACTGATAAAAGCTGGCTGTGCTCCGCCTGTGAGAAAAGCAG actGCTAAAGACACAGTCTCTAGAGTGGTTCTACAGTAATGTGAGGAGACGGTTTAAGAGGTTTGGCAGTGCCAAAGTGCTGAAAATGCTCTACAGGAGGCACGTTGGAGACCAGGGGAGCCAGGCCGAATTTACAGGTGTTGAAC aaGGAAGTACATACGCTGAAAGCACTGATGACAGTGTTTATGAGAGCGACTCTACATTCTACCAGCATACTGAAG AGCGGAGCATGGCAGAGAGCATCAGTGTGGCATTGCGTGTGGCAAAAGAGGCCATAGATGAGGCTATTACCAAGGCAGAGAAACAAACAGGCAATCAG GAGAAACTGAAAGAGGCTTGTTATCTACGAGACAACAGAGGAGAGCTGATAGAAGAGCTCACCACCATGATTGTGCAGACA ATTATCTGCAAGAAGAGAGATCTATCCGAGATGCATACAGAGTGTAATTTGGAGTCACCACCAGATCAGAACAGTAAT AAGTCACAATCAGCCTTCTCACGTCTCACTGATGAAATACTGACCCAGCATGACAAAGCTGAGCAAAGTTCTATGCTCTGCACACAGGGGCTGAAGATGGATGAAGTCCCTGCTGTTGCTAGCTGGAACCTGAATATGGACTGGATGGAAAACTCCT GTGCATCCTCAGTGCTACAGAGTCCAGATGGAAACTGGTTCGCCCTGCAGAGTACTCAACTGTCTCGGCTGAGCCTGCCGACCAAGCGTGAGAACCTGATGTTCAGCGCCCTGGAGAAGGAATCTGGTGTGATCTCAGCCTATGATGGAATGGTCTCTGACACTGAGTCAGACTCTGATGGAGCCTGGGATGCTGCCCAGCTGGAGATTCACGGCACACTGTCCTCCAGTAACCTGTTAAATGACCATCATGCCGCCAGCTCACAGCCAGCTATAAAATTACCCACAAAAAATACTGATGACCAACCTCAAACTGACAGTGACCAGAACAACCGTGTGCCCCAAATCCATAAATCATCACTTCCTCTCCTGAAGAGGAAGGTGTCTCTAGAGGACAGGCACCTGTCTTGCCAATGCTGTAGTGCCATGGGTATTAGTGCAAACCCTGATGGTGGAGAAAGTAGCGAGGATGGCTTAGAGGACAACAGGGTCAAGAGGACACgaaggaggaaaagaaataaGCATGAGGCTACAGAGGGGAAAAGCTTGAGAGTATGCGGTGGGGAAAGGCTATCTTTATCTGAACCT CAGGACTATGGCAGGATGCTGCTGAATTATCTGTTGAAATGTCAGAGCAAGAGGCAGAGTGTCTCAGAGTTTCCGAGTGACGAGACTATGAATGCAGACACGCCACACTCTGTGACCCCAGACATTTTGAAATCTGGGGCCATGACCCCTGTTGCTTTTACATCTGATGTAGAAGACCCCAACACTGAGCATCATTTTCTGAGTAGTACTTCAGATCAACAGCTGACATCCAAACTGAGAGAACTGGCCAATCAAGTCAATGGAACACAGCTCCCCTTAACCAGGAATGGGCTTGATGGAGAAGAAGAGCCTGTAGAtgagagaaatgaaaagagagagagagggaagaaagaagaaaggggAAGAGAGAGTAGAGAAGCCTTGTGTGATATGGAGGTGGATGTAGACCAGGAAGACTCAGAGATGAAAGAGGATAAAGACAATGAGATAGAGAACAAAAAATTAAGGAATTCAGAAAACCTGAGCACAAATATGATTGATAATATGCACAATGAAATTTTACAAGAGACAGTAGAGAAACAAAGTGCATTTGAAATGGAGAGAACTGCCAGAATGCCACAGAAAGAGTGCTGCTTTGATTGTAAGTTTGAGGTCTTTGAGAGCGCTAATAACACTGACTCTGATGGTCAGATTAAAAGTACTGAGGACAAAGCAAATTATATGAGTGAGAGAATCCATGTAGATCAGAATGTTGAAcagggaaagaaagacagatcaGAAAGTAGAGGAGGAGAGGATACTGAGCCTGAGCctgtgaaaaaacaacaaagtgtAAAGAATGAGGCACATATAGAACCAGAGGTCCGAAGTCTTTTGGAGATAGACAAACAAAGAGAGACACCTGTAGAGAGctgtgaaaaaagtgaaaaagttgAAAGTCAAGAGTGCAGGAAGGCGACAAAAGACACTGAATATGCAGCTGAAAGTAAAAAAGACAGTCTAGAcaatacaggaagtgaaaaaagaatgaacgaggagaaagagagactaaCATACAGTCAGGATATTCTTGATTTTGGTGAAGAAGGGGACTCGGAATATAAGAAGATGATTGAGAATGTGGTTAAGGGTTTAAATATTATGGAAGAGGAAACAGAGGCACATATCAGCAATACAAGATACAGCATATCAGATTTCACTGAAGAATTGAGTaaggaaaaggaggaaataatgagaaaacaaaaagaacaaaatcagATGACACCAGATAATGAAATAGGATTCCATAATGAGAGAATGAACAGGGATGAACATACACGAGAGAGTGATATGGAAAATGAGAGCAGAGGTAACTTGGTTGAGAAAACAGAAGAGCATAGTTTTGTAGCAGAAGCAGAACAGTGTAATGACCACACACTCAAGGATGTTCTGGACTTCACTCCTTCTGGTCAGGAAGAGTTTCTTTCCCCAGAGGAAATCTACAAA AAGTATTCGGCTGCGTCACTACGCAGTATCACCACTGAGGTGCTGAAGGTTCTCAATGCCACTGAAGATCTTATCCAGGGTGCCATGGGTCTCAGCCAGTCAGAGTCCTGGGATCGATCTGCCCTTCCTCCCACTCAGAGCAAGAGACTAGACGAACAGCTCAGCAGACTAGAGGAAAAT GTATATGTAGCTGCTAGTGCCATATTTGGGCTGGAGGCTGAGCTGGGAGATCTTGAGGAGTGTGCACGCAGCATCAGCGGAGAAACCACAGAGGAAGAACTCTCTCAGCTGGAGGAACAGGTGGCCTCAGCTGCTGCTCAAGTACAGCAGTCTGAGCTCCAG